One genomic region from Augochlora pura isolate Apur16 chromosome 7, APUR_v2.2.1, whole genome shotgun sequence encodes:
- the Opa1 gene encoding opa1 mitochondrial dynamin like GTPase isoform X4, which produces MKQILCGKIGDSILLFSKSSRYPLSIISTRKLMSGETSRVYRPLLASPHVRYFGNPSRAYAMFIGRILRGALKIRYLLLGGAVGGGVTLQKKYEQWKEVLPDMSWLDSFMPDNKEWQNLRGTLMTVKDTIANNIEIDPRIKQYGEAKYREYRNWFNQRLDDAIQAANDNGDDTNIAVPSKKNSQERLNAMQEEIMQMQLKYQRELERLERENKELRKQMLLRGNHKLRNRKIKKSLIDMYSDVLDELSDYDSAYSTADHLPRVVVVGDQSSGKTSVLEMIAQARIFPRGGGEMMTRAPVKVTLSEGPYHIAQFKDSSREFDLSKESELADLRREVELRMKNSVKHGKTVSQDVIAMTVKGPGLQRMVLVDLPGIISTVTVDMAEDTRDAIRQMSQQYMSNPNAIILCIQDGSVDAERSNVTDLVAQMDPSGKRTIFVLTKVDLAEKNLANPDRLHKILSGKLFPMKALGYFAVVTGRGRQDDTIETIRDYEEKFFRSSKLFKDGLAMSGQVTTRNLSLAVAECFWKMVRETVEQQADAFKATRFNLETEWKNNFPSLRELDRNELFEKARGEILDEIVNLSQISPRHWDELLMVKIWDKVSTHVFENIYMPAAQTGNINTFNTTVDIKLRQWAEQQLPAKSVESGWECLQHEFHHFMNKAKLSPNHDKIFDNLKNAVINEAMRRHSWEEKASEMLRVIQLNTLEDRNVNDKRDWDQAVRFLETSIRDRLQVTEQILREMFGPGRTERWLYWKSRTEEQQKRLSVKDELDQILYMDKKHAPTLTQDELTTIKKNLQRNGLEIDNEFIREIWHPVYRRFFLQQNLAKAYDCRKAYYLYHTGHEQEVECYGVVLFCRIQQMLKVTANALRQQIMNREARRLHKELKEVLEDYSQDNDIKEQLLTGRRVTLAEELKRVRQIQEKLEEFIQALNKEK; this is translated from the exons GGACAGCATTTTGCTGTTCTCAAAGTCGTCCAGATATCCACTGTCTATAATCAGtacaagaaaattaatgtcaGGTGAAACAAGTAGAGTCTATCGACCATTATTAGCCTCACCTCATGTACGATATTTTGGAAACCCTAGTCGCGCTTATGCAATGTTTATTGGAAGAATTTTGAGGGGtgctttaaaaattcgatatctATTATTGGGTGGTGCAGTTGGTGGAGGAGTAACATTACAAAAG aaatatgaaCAATGGAAAGAAGTTTTACCCGATATGAGTTGGTTAGATAGTTTTATGCCTGATAATAAAGAATGGCAAAATTTACGTGGGACACTAATGACTGTTAAGGATACTATAGCAAATAACATAGAGATTG ATCCACGTATAAAGCAGTATGGGGAAGCTAAATATAGGGAATACAGAAACTGGTTTAATCAGAGATTGGATGATGCTATCCAAGCAGCCAATGATAATGGGGATGATACGAATATAGCAGTACCATCAAAGA AAAACTCACAAGAAAGATTAAATGCTATGCAAGaagaaattatgcaaatgcaattgaAATATCAACGTGAACTTGAAAgattagaaagagaaaataaagagCTTAGAAAGCAGATGCTTTTACGTGGTAATCACAAActaagaaacagaaaaataaaa aaatcTTTGATCGATATGTACAGTGATGTTCTAGATGAACTTAGCGATTACGATAGTGCTTATTCCACTGCTGATCATTTGCCAAGAGTAGTAGTTGTTGGTGATCAGAGCTCTGGTAAAACTTCGGTCCTAGAAATGATTGCTCAGGCAAGAATATTTCCTAG AGGTGGTGGTGAAATGATGACAAGAGCTCCAGTGAAAGTTACTTTAAGTGAAGGACCTTATCACATAGCCCAATTTAAAGACAGTTCCAGAGAATTTGATTTATCGAAAGAATCAGAATTGGCTGATTTGAGACGCGAGGTAGAGTTACGCATGAAGAATAGTGTTAAACATGGAAAGACAGTCAGTCAGGATGTTATTGCAATGACAGTGAAAGGACCAGGCCTTCAGCGAATGGTTTTGGTTGATTTACCTGGAATAATTAGT ACAGTTACAGTTGACATGGCAGAAGACACTCGTGATGCCATTCGACAGATGTCTCAGCAATATATGAGTAACCCAAACGCAATTATTCTTTGCATCCAAGACGGTTCTGTGGATGCTGAAAGAAGCAATGTTACAGATCTTGTGGCACAAATGGATCCTTCAGGAAAACGGACTATTTTTGTTTTGACAAAG GTAGACTTAGCAGAGAAAAATTTGGCCAATCCGGAtcgtttgcataaaatacTGTCCGGTAAATTATTTCCTATGAAAGCATTAGGGTATTTTGCTGTGGTCACTGGTCGTGGAAGACAAGACGACACTATAGAAACGATTAGAGATTatgaagaaaaattctttcgaagTTCGAAGTTATTCAA GGATGGTTTAGCGATGTCTGGTCAGGTGACTACAAGAAATTTGAGTCTCGCGGTCGCAGAATGCTTTTGGAAAATGGTTCGTGAAACCGTAGAGCAACAGGCTGATGCATTTAAAGCCACCAGATTTAATCTTGAAAcggaatggaaaaataatttcccaag TTTGAGAGAACTGGATAGAAACGAGCTCTTTGAGAAAGCACGAGGCGAGATATTAGACGAAATTGTAAACCTATCTCAAATTTCGCCGAGACATTGGGATGAACTACTAATGGTTAAAATATGGGATAAAGTTAGTACGCACGTGTTCGAAAATATCTATATGCCGGCCGCTCAAACTGGAAACATAA aTACATTCAATACGACTGTTGATATAAAACTTCGACAATGGGCGGAGCAACAATTGCCAGCCAAGAGTGTTGAAAGCGGCTGGGAATGTTTACAACACGAATTCCATCATTTCATGAATAAAGCGAAGTTAAGTCCTAACCACGATAAGATATTCGACAATTTAAAGAACGCAGTGATCAACGAGGCGATGCGCCGACATTCCTGGGAAGAGAAA GCATCTGAAATGTTACGGGTCATACAACTGAATACCTTGGAAGACAGAAACGTGAATGACAAAAGGGATTGGGACCAGGCAGTGCGTTTTTTGGAGACGTCCATTCGGGATAGATTACAAGTAACTGAACAGATATTGCGAGAAATGTTTGGACCCGGTCGTACAGAGCGCTGGCTTTATTGGAAGAGCCGAACTGAAGAACAACAGAAACGTTTATCGGTGAAGGATGAGTTAGATCAAATTCTGTATATGGACAAA AAGCACGCACCTACCCTCACACAAGATGAGCTTACAACAATCAAAAAGAATTTGCAACGCAACGGCCTAGAGAttgataatgaatttattcgggAAATATGGCATCCCGTTTACAGGAGGTTCTTCTTGCAGCAAAATCTGGCCAAAGCATACGATTGTAGGAAAGCATATTACCTATATCACACCGGACACGAGCAAGAA GTGGAGTGTTACGGGGTGGTGTTATTCTGCAGAATTCAGCAAATGTTGAAAGTCACTGCCAATGCACTACGGCAACAGATCATGAATCGTGAAGCTCGTAGACTGCATAAAGAGTTAAAAGAGGTGCTAGAAGACTATAGTCAGGATAACGATATAAAGGAACAATTGTTGACTGGTAGAAGAGTCACATTAGCCGAAGAACTCA AACGTGTCAGACAAATTCAAGAGAAGCTGGAGGAATTCATCCAAGCgttaaataaagagaaatga